One Deinococcus aestuarii genomic window, CAACACGAGCACGCCGTCGCGGGTGGCGTGCATGTCCATCTCCAGCATGTCCACGCCCAGCCGAGCGGCCCCCCGGTACGCCAGCAGCGTGTTGCTGGGCCACAGCGCCTCGCCCCCCTGGTGGGCGATGTTCAGCGTGCGGCCCTGGACGAAGGGGTTCGGTGACGGCGCCGCCGACCGGCACCCGGTCAGCAGCAGGGCCAGCGCGAGCAGCGGGAGGCTTCGCATGGCCTCCAATCTACCGGCCCGCCTCCAGCTTTACAGCCCCGGGAGTGCGTGCTAAGATTCCTTCCGCTGGCAGGCAGGCCCCTCCAGCCGCTCCACCCCGTCTGCTCCACTGGGGCACAGCTTTTCCCGCCTGACCCGTCCTTTTCGGCAAGGCGCTGTAGCCAAGTGGTAAGGCAGAGGTCTGCAAAACCTCCACCACCGGTTCGAGTCCGGTCAGCGCCTCCAAACCTCTTCCCACAGGACAGTTCAGCCCCGGTACAGACTCGTAGCTCAGGGGTAGAGCACTACCTTGACACGGTAGGGGTCAGCGGTTCAAATCCGCTCGGGTCTACCACCAGAAGCGCCCCGATTGGGGCGTTTTTCTTTTGCCCGCAGGCTGCCGGACGGGAACACGGCGCCTCCTTGAAGGGTAAGTTAAGCGGGCGGTCCCGTAATCCTGGGGGAGCTCGCCTGCGAACGCCCTCAGCCCGAATGACTTTTCAGGAGCCGTGCCATGACTGACCACGACAAGACCGCGCGTCCAGGCGCGCCCGGTGCCGCGCCGCCGGGGAACGGGCCTTCCCCGCAGGAGACGGCCCTGTTCGACCACGCGCCCGTCGCCTCCTTCCTGCTGGATGCCCAGGGACGGATCCGGGAGGTCAACCGGCGAGGCGGCGCATTGCTCGGACTCGACCGGGAGGCGCTGCTGGGCCTGCCGCTGGGACGGTTCGTCGCCCCGGCGTCCCGGCCTCCCCTGGACGCGCTGCTCAGACGGGTGCAGGACGCGCCCGCCTTGCAGAGCGAGGAGGTCCAGGTCGCCGGGCCGGACGGCGCCTTCCTGGAACTGCTCCTGAACGCCGTTCCCCACGGCGAGGGCGGCTGTCACCTCGTCGCCACCGAGGTCACGCCCTACCGGGAGGCGCAGCGCGCCTTACAAAGCGGGAACGCGGACCTCAGCGGGCAGCTTCAGGAACGCACGGCCCGTGCCCGCGCCCTGAACGAGGAGCTGGAGCACGTCGTCACCACCTTCACCCGGCAACTTCAGCGCCCTACCACGCAAGCCATGAGCGTCCTCGGCCTGTTGCGCCGGGCGCTGGGAGAACAGCCGGAGGGTGTCACCCGGCCCCTGCTGCACATCGAGCGCGCGCTGCAGCAGATCGTCGCGCTCTTCGAGTCGGTGAACCGCTACATGCAGGGCCGGACCCTGCGCGCCCGCATCCGGCCCGTGGACCTGGGCGTCGTCCTGCGCGAGGTGCTCAAGGACATCCGGGTCCTGCTCGCCGACCGGAACGTGCAGCTCACCCACGACCCCCTGCCGGTGGTTCAGGGCGACAGTCAGGCGCTGACGGTGGTCTTTACCGAGTACCTCTCCAACGCCCTGAAGTTCACCCGCAGCCGGGACGAGGCCAGAATCCACATCCTGGTGGAGGAGACCGACTCGGCCTTCCACATCGGCGTGCGGGACAACGGGGTGGGCTTCGACCCGCGCGGGCAGGAGCGCCTCTTCCGGCTCTTCGGGCGCCAGCACCCGTCCAGCCAGTACGAGGGGTCGGGGCTGGGGCTGGCGGTGATCCGGCGGGTGTGCGAACGATTCGGCGGCCGGGCCTGGGGGGAGGGACGACCCGGCGAGGGGGCGACCTTCTGGTTCGCCTGGCCCAAGCGTCCCGCCTTGCTGGAGTAGGAGGGGCGGCCCTACCCGTCCCGGTCGAGCGCCTCCACCGCCGCCTCGCTCCAGGCCCGCCCGGCGTCGCCGCCCCACAGCAGCCAGGCGATGTACCCGCGCGAGGGCTTGCCCTTTTCCTCCGTCTCGTCCAGGTTGTCGTGGGCGTGGCGGGGGAAGTACTGGGCGATGTGCCGCACCTCCTCCTCGCTGACCTCGCCGCCCTCCGCCAGCCGCCCGGCCATCTCCTCGCCGACCTCGGTGCCGCCGTAGCCGTGCTCCTCGCGCAGGCGCAGGCCCTTTTTCGCGTTCTCGCGCACGTCTGCCGGAACCTTCAGGTCCGCTGCTTTCTTCGCCATGCCCCACCCTGACGCCCGCCTCCCGCCCTTGTCGGTAGCCCCTCACCCTATCGGAAGGCTTTACCGTCGGGGCATGACCGACGCCGCCCCGCTTGACGCCCTCGACCACCGCATCCGGGGGGCGCTGGGAAGCGAGCCCCGGCTCTCCCACGCCCTCGCCTACGGCAGCCGCACGCAGGTGGACGCGCGCGGCCTGCCCCTGGGGGACCGCTGGAGCGACCTGGAATACTGGGCCTTCCTGAGAGCGGGCCAGACCCTCGACCCCTTCGCGTTCCTGGGGGCCCTCGTGCCCGTCGCGCTGGCGGTCGTCAACCCCTTCGGTACCCCGAACGTCGTCACCTGGGACCTGACGCGGGTGGAACTGCACGTCGTCCCCGTGGAACGGCTGGAGGAGGTCGCCGGGTGGCCGAACACGGGCGACGACCCCGGGCGCATGGTGCTCAAGGACGCGGACGGCCGGTTGCGGGAGGCGCTGGCGCGGCGGGCCGCCTCCCTGCCCTTCGGGGCCACCCTGCCGGAACCGCAGGTGGAGTACGACGGGGTGCTGCAAGGGCTGGTCTTCGGCTCGGCGGTGCTCGCCCGGGGCGAGGAGTTGCGCGCCTGGGATCAGATGTTCTGGGTGCGCGCCGGGTTGCTGCGGTTGGCGAGGGCAGCCTCGGACGCCCCGCAGCCCCCCAACCCCGCGCGCCGGGCGGAGGGGGACCTCCCGGATCGCTGGCACCGGGCGCTGCGGGCCACCGTCTCGGGTGTGGCGGCTCCGCAGGCGTACCTCCGGGCGCTGGAGTTGTCCGGCGAACTGGCCGGGGCCCTGCGGCTGGACCCGCGTCAGGGCGTCCGGGCCGCCCTCGGCGCACGGCTCACCTCCCCCGGAGTCCACCCCCACCGGGGTCAGGCGGGAGGGTGGGCCACCCCCTAGACTGTGAGCTCCTGTGAGGGCCGCCCTGGAGGGCGTCGCACCCCGCACGGCGGCCCGGAGGGGCGTGAAGGCCTTCACAGCATCCGGACCGCGGAGGAGCTTAAGATGGCGTTTGTGTCCAATGATACATCTCGACCCGCTCGCGCCCGCAGCCCCGAGGAAAAAGGCCAACGCCGCGACGACATCCTCCGGGCGGCCGAGCGGCTGTGGGCCAAGACGCCGCACGCCGAACTCAGCATGAATCAGGTGGCCCGGGAGGCCAAGCTCGCCAAGGGCACCCTCTACCTGTATTTCGACACGAAAGAGGAGATGTTCCTCGCGCTGCTGACCGAGCACCTCCAGCGGTGGGTCGGCGGTCTGGTGGCCCTGCTCGACGAGCGCCGCCCGCAGACGCCGGGTGAGGTGGCCGACGTGCTGGTCGCCTCCGCCCGGGGCCACGAGGAACTGCGGCGGCTGCTGATCCTGCTCGGCACGGTCCTGGGCCAGAGCGAGGGGCTCGACCTCACCCTGCGCTTCGGACGCGAGGTCCGGCGAATGCTCCAGCCGGTGGTGGAGCGTTTCCCCTTCGCCCCCGAGGTCACCCTGCGTGTCCTGATCCACGCCCACGCCCTGGGCATGGGCTGGCAGCACGCCAGCGAGGAGAGCTTCGCCACCGACTTCGTGCGGCGCCAACATGACCTCGCCTTCCTCGTCCCCCGCTTCGAGCCCGAATTCGGCCTCGCCCTGCGCGCCGTCATCGAGCGCCTCGCCGCCGATGCGTAGGCGGGTGGTGGTGACGGGAGCGTCCGCCTCACCTCTCAGGTCGGTCCTGTAACCGGTCACAAGGGGGTTGGGCCGCTCAGGTTCCGTGAACGGATGCCCTCCTCCCCCTGTTTCCGGGCGGGCGGGGTACTTCTAGCCTTACCGCGCGGTCAGGGGATTGATAGACTGCCCGCATGACCGCCGCCTCCCACGCCCCACGCGGCAAGCCCCAGTTGATCCTGTTTCTGACGATTTTCGTCGCCATGCTCGGCCTGAGCGTGCTCTTTCCGATCGTCGCGCCGCTCGGGCGGCAGCTCGGGCTCAGCGAGACGCAGGTCGGGTGGTTTTCGACGGTCTACAGCCTCGCCCAGTTTCTCTTCGCGCCGATCTGGGGCAGCCGCAGCGAGCGGGTGGGCCGCAAGCCCGTCCTGATCCTGGGGCTCGTGGGCTTCTCGCTGAGCTTCGGCCTCTTCGGGCTGTTCGCCACGCTGGGGGCGCGGGGCGTGCTGACGGGCGGGGTCCTCTTCGCCCTGCTCGTCGCGGCCCGGCTCGTCGGCGGCCTGCTCTCCAGCGCGACCCTCCCCACCGCCCAGGCGATGATGGCCGACCTGAGTTCGGAAAAAGACCGCGCCGCCGCCCTGGGTCTCATCGGCGCGGCCTTCGGGCTGGGGGTGGTGTTCGGGCCCGCCATCGGCGCCCTTCTCTCCGGCTTCGGGCTCACGGTGCCGATCTTTTTCAGCGCGGGGCTGGGGCTCGTGACCGCCCTCGCCGCCTTCCTCACCCTGCCCGAGACGCGCCGGGCGGGGCAGGGCACCTCGCCGAAGGGGGACCGCCGCGCGCTGCTGCGTCAGCCCGGCATCGGGCTCTTCCTCGCCGTGAGTGCGCTGTACACGCTCGCCAGCGTGGGGATGGAGCAGACCATCGGCTTTTACGTGCAAGACACCCTGCGCCTCGACCCCGCGCAGACCGCCCGCACCGTCGGCACGATGCTCGCCGTCTTCGGCTTCGTCGCCGCCGCCGTGCAGGGGGGCGCGATCCGGCCCCTGAGCCGGAAGATCGCCCCCGGCCCCCTGATCACCCTCGGTCTCGTGATCATGGGCGCGGGCATGTTCCTGCTGCCCCTGACCTCGACCTTCTGGACGATCACCGCCGCCCTGGCCGTGATCGGGGCGGGCAGCGCCATCCTGGGGCCCAGCCTGAGCGCGGCCCTGTCCCTGAGCGTCGGGCAGGGGCGTCAGGGCGCCGTCGCGGGGCTGAACAGCAGCGCCCTCGCCCTGGGGCGCATGACCGGCCCCCTGCTCGGCACCGGCCTCTACCAGAGCGCCGGACACGCCGCGCCGTACCTCCTGAGCGGCGGGGTCCTCGCCGCCCTGCTCGTGTGGACGCTGGTGGCCCGGCCCGAGGTGCGGCAGGCGAGCGCGTAGCCCCGCGGGCAAGGGGGAGGAGCGGAAATGTGTTCGCCGCTTCTCCCTCCTCCGTTCTTCCACTTGGGTCTGGATCACCTGTGGAAGAAGCCCACGTCGCTGATCGTCGCGGTGACCCTTCCCCTGTAGAGAGAGGCGTGACAGCTACCACCAACATAATCCCGGGCATCATTGTAATAGGCCGTTATCATCGCCATATTTACATGGCCGGGTGGGTATGTCACCATATCGCCCCTTCCAGAGTATTGAAAACGAGTTTCGTCGAACCTGATACCATTGGGTTCTGCATAAAGCTCGATCAGTTGCAGTCTACAAGCCGACTCGAAGGCTGCGCGTGGAGGGGAGGTGTAATTATCGAGCACCCCCAGCACTGCGAAGAGAATGGGTACACAGATAAAAACCAAACATAAAATGTTGGGCTGTTTAGAGCTTGGTCGACCCCACATTTCTTCATGTTAACGCTTTCAAATGCTGACTATGCCTTGGACGGCGGGACGTGTCGAAGTGGTGTTCGAACTCCCCGGTGGGGCGCCACCTCCAGATGTGTGTGGCCCTCACGGGGTCTCCGTTATCCTGCCCCGGTGACCCCTCCGCGCCCCACCTTCAACCCGGCCCGCGCCCTCGCCGTGCGCGTCCTGACGCGCGTGCTGGCGGGTGAGACCTTCGCGGCCCCGGCGCTCGACGCCGCGCTCGCGGACGCCCGGCTCCCGGCGCGGGACGCGGGGCTCGCCACCCACGTCGTGTACGGGACGCTGCGGTACGCGCCGGTGCTGGACGCCGCCCTGACGCCGCTGCTGCGCGGAGAGACGCACCCCAAGACGCGCTCGCTCCTCCTCGCCGGGAGCTTCGAGAAGCTGGTGCTGGGTACGCCCCCGCACGCGGTCGTCAGCGAATATGTGGGCCTGGCCCGGGGCGCGCGGCTGGCCCCCTCGGGGCTGGTGAACGCGGTGCTGCGGCGGGTGGAGCGGCCCGCCGAGACGGAGGAGACGCGCTTCGCCCTGCCGGGGTGGTTGATCGGGGTCTTCCGCCGCGCCTACGGGGAGCGGGCGGACGCCGTTCTCGCCGACCTGCTCACCCCGCAGCCGCTGTGGCTCAGCCTCTCGGAGACGGGGGTGGCGAGCCTGAAGGAGGAGGGCAGCGTCGTCGAGCCCGGCCCGAACGGGGTGGACCGGGTGACCCTCTCGCGGCCCCTGCGCGAGACGGCGGCGTACCGGGGGGGACAGGCCCAGCCCATCAACCCCGCCAGCCTCGCCGTCGTGGACGCGCTGGGGGAGGTGGAGGGCTCGCGTGTCCTCGACCTCGCCGGGGGGGCGGGGGTCAAGGCCGCGATGCTCGCCGCGCGGGGGGCGAGCGTGACGAGCGTGGACCTGATCGCCCGCAAGCACGACGCCGCCCGGGCCAACCTGCGACGGCTCGGGCTCCAGGCCGACTTCCTGACCCACGACCTCACCGCGCCGCTGGACGTGGCGCCCGCGCCCTTCGTCCTTCTCGACGCCCCCTGCACGGGGACGGGCACCCTGCGCTCGCACCCCGAAATCAAGCTGCGCCTCACGCCCGAGGTGGTAGGGGAGATGGCGGCGTTGCAGGCGCGAATGCTCCCGAACGCGGCGGCCCTGGTGGAGCCCGGCGGCGTGCTGGTCTACAGCGTGTGCAGCGTGACTTCGCAGGAGGGGGAGGTGGTGGTGCGGGATTTCCTCGCGGCCCATCCCGACTTCGTGCCCGAACCCCTGCCCGAGCCCGACCTTCCCACCGTGCCCGCCGGAGACGGCGTGCTGACGGTGCCCGAGAGTGGCCTCGACGGCTTTTTCATCGCCCGGCTGAGGAGGAAGGAGGCGGGGGTGGTTACTTCGGCTGGGTGAGGGGGGTGACAGCTTGAGGGCAGGGTGTCTTGATTAGGTTTGCCCCCACCCCCCAGCCCCCTACCCCCAAAGGGGGCAGGGGGAGTGGCGCTGCGCTCGGCAAGGGCACACGGGCGGCGTGGGTGGACGGGTCCTTCTGAACGCAAGGTGTGATCTTGTCGCAACCCGTCTGCGGGCCCACCGTCTCGCTGCGCGAGCCGACGTGGCCGTGGGCCAGGAGCGTTCAGTCACCGGCACTCATGGGGCGTCTAGATTGACGTTTTGGACAGCGCAAAGGCTTTGGCTTGCCTGCTCCCTCTCCCCTTGCGGGTGACTCGGAGAGCTGCGAAGCAGAGGGCCGGGGTGAGGGGGCGTGTGACCACCTCCACGGCCCGGGGGATGCCCTCGCCCTGCGCTCCTTCCCCCTTGTATGGCTTGGTACAGCCTTGCAGAGGCGGGGAGGGGGTGCCGGACGCGGCCTGCCTCCTCCTTCTCTAACTGCTCAGCCCCTCGCCACCCAGCGCGGCGTCGAGCGCGACCTCGATCATCTGGTCGAAGGTCTGCTGGCGCTCCTCGGCGGTGGTCTCCTCGCGGGTGACGAGGTGGTCGGAGACGGTGAGGACGGTCAGGGCCCTCACGCCGTACCTGGCGGCGAGGGTGTAGAGCCCGGCGGCCTCCATCTCGACGGCGAGGACGCCGTACCGCGCCCAGAGCCGGAACTGGTCGGGATCGTCGTGGTAGAAGGTGTCCGAGGACATGATGTTGCCGACGTGGGTGGTAAAGCCCCGTTCCCGCGCGACCGTGTATGCCCGCATCAGCAGCCCGAAGTCGGCGATGGGGGCAAAGTTCTTCGCGCCGAAACGGATGTTGTTGATGTTGGAGTCGGTGCAGGCGGCCTGCGCGAGCACGAGGTCGCGCACATGCACGCCTTCCTGGTACGACCCGCAGGTGCCCACCCGGATCAGGGTGCGGCAGCCGTAGTCCCGGATAAGTTCGTTGACGTAGATCATGCAGGAGGCGATGCCCATGCCGGTGCCCTGCACGCTGACGCGCTGGCCCTTATACGTGCCGGTGTAGCCCAGCATTCCGCGCACGGTGTTGTGCTGCATGGGATTCTCGAAGAACGTCTCGGCGATGTGGCGGGCGCGCAGGGGGTCTCCCGGCAGCAGGACGGTCTCGGCGATCTGGCCGGGCTCGGCACTCAGGTGGACGCTCATGGGAGACAGGCTAGCAGGGGTCAGGCGCTTCCCCACTGGGCGGCGAGCCACTCGGCGTGGGGCATTCCCGAGGTGAGGATGCCCTGCTGGACCTCCCGCACGTCGTAGGGGACGGCGCGGAAGGTGGGTTGCCATCCGCCCGGCGCGCGGTCGAGGAGCAGGTATTCAGCCCGGGCGAGGTTCACATCCCGCCCGCCCCGCTGCTCGAAGGGCAGGCCGACGCTGCCGGGGTTGAGGAGGGTCCAGCCATCCAAGGTGCGGAGGAGGGGCTTATGGGTGTGGCCGCCGACCCAGCGGGCTTGCGTTCCGTAGGCAACGCGCAGTGCATCGAGACGTGTCGCGGGCGTCTCCGCTCTCAACTCCTCGTCGTCCCGCTCCGGGCTCCCGTGGAAGCACAGGAGGTCGGGAAACCAGGAGGTCGGG contains:
- a CDS encoding TetR/AcrR family transcriptional regulator — protein: MAFVSNDTSRPARARSPEEKGQRRDDILRAAERLWAKTPHAELSMNQVAREAKLAKGTLYLYFDTKEEMFLALLTEHLQRWVGGLVALLDERRPQTPGEVADVLVASARGHEELRRLLILLGTVLGQSEGLDLTLRFGREVRRMLQPVVERFPFAPEVTLRVLIHAHALGMGWQHASEESFATDFVRRQHDLAFLVPRFEPEFGLALRAVIERLAADA
- a CDS encoding MFS transporter, translating into MTAASHAPRGKPQLILFLTIFVAMLGLSVLFPIVAPLGRQLGLSETQVGWFSTVYSLAQFLFAPIWGSRSERVGRKPVLILGLVGFSLSFGLFGLFATLGARGVLTGGVLFALLVAARLVGGLLSSATLPTAQAMMADLSSEKDRAAALGLIGAAFGLGVVFGPAIGALLSGFGLTVPIFFSAGLGLVTALAAFLTLPETRRAGQGTSPKGDRRALLRQPGIGLFLAVSALYTLASVGMEQTIGFYVQDTLRLDPAQTARTVGTMLAVFGFVAAAVQGGAIRPLSRKIAPGPLITLGLVIMGAGMFLLPLTSTFWTITAALAVIGAGSAILGPSLSAALSLSVGQGRQGAVAGLNSSALALGRMTGPLLGTGLYQSAGHAAPYLLSGGVLAALLVWTLVARPEVRQASA
- the deoD gene encoding purine-nucleoside phosphorylase yields the protein MSVHLSAEPGQIAETVLLPGDPLRARHIAETFFENPMQHNTVRGMLGYTGTYKGQRVSVQGTGMGIASCMIYVNELIRDYGCRTLIRVGTCGSYQEGVHVRDLVLAQAACTDSNINNIRFGAKNFAPIADFGLLMRAYTVARERGFTTHVGNIMSSDTFYHDDPDQFRLWARYGVLAVEMEAAGLYTLAARYGVRALTVLTVSDHLVTREETTAEERQQTFDQMIEVALDAALGGEGLSS
- a CDS encoding sensor histidine kinase, translated to MTDHDKTARPGAPGAAPPGNGPSPQETALFDHAPVASFLLDAQGRIREVNRRGGALLGLDREALLGLPLGRFVAPASRPPLDALLRRVQDAPALQSEEVQVAGPDGAFLELLLNAVPHGEGGCHLVATEVTPYREAQRALQSGNADLSGQLQERTARARALNEELEHVVTTFTRQLQRPTTQAMSVLGLLRRALGEQPEGVTRPLLHIERALQQIVALFESVNRYMQGRTLRARIRPVDLGVVLREVLKDIRVLLADRNVQLTHDPLPVVQGDSQALTVVFTEYLSNALKFTRSRDEARIHILVEETDSAFHIGVRDNGVGFDPRGQERLFRLFGRQHPSSQYEGSGLGLAVIRRVCERFGGRAWGEGRPGEGATFWFAWPKRPALLE
- a CDS encoding RsmB/NOP family class I SAM-dependent RNA methyltransferase, whose amino-acid sequence is MTPPRPTFNPARALAVRVLTRVLAGETFAAPALDAALADARLPARDAGLATHVVYGTLRYAPVLDAALTPLLRGETHPKTRSLLLAGSFEKLVLGTPPHAVVSEYVGLARGARLAPSGLVNAVLRRVERPAETEETRFALPGWLIGVFRRAYGERADAVLADLLTPQPLWLSLSETGVASLKEEGSVVEPGPNGVDRVTLSRPLRETAAYRGGQAQPINPASLAVVDALGEVEGSRVLDLAGGAGVKAAMLAARGASVTSVDLIARKHDAARANLRRLGLQADFLTHDLTAPLDVAPAPFVLLDAPCTGTGTLRSHPEIKLRLTPEVVGEMAALQARMLPNAAALVEPGGVLVYSVCSVTSQEGEVVVRDFLAAHPDFVPEPLPEPDLPTVPAGDGVLTVPESGLDGFFIARLRRKEAGVVTSAG
- a CDS encoding DNA-binding protein, which codes for MAKKAADLKVPADVRENAKKGLRLREEHGYGGTEVGEEMAGRLAEGGEVSEEEVRHIAQYFPRHAHDNLDETEEKGKPSRGYIAWLLWGGDAGRAWSEAAVEALDRDG
- a CDS encoding metallophosphoesterase family protein; this encodes MSPPPSFPTSWFPDLLCFHGSPERDDEELRAETPATRLDALRVAYGTQARWVGGHTHKPLLRTLDGWTLLNPGSVGLPFEQRGGRDVNLARAEYLLLDRAPGGWQPTFRAVPYDVREVQQGILTSGMPHAEWLAAQWGSA